In Bordetella holmesii ATCC 51541, the following proteins share a genomic window:
- a CDS encoding transposase family protein — protein MLDRKTIERLGGWEGYRVERVVWPEGESRTVTIYLKPSARTMHCEHCGNRCRQVHETTTRRVRDLPLMALRVTLVVPRRRVWCEQCGGPHLERLSWLGRYQRVTDRLAEAVSQLLESSNILAVARFFQLGWHTVKALDKALLRRAIQEPDWSQIHYLAMDEFALHKGHRYATVVVDPIRRQVLWIGDGRSRETARAFFEQLPTGVAQQIRAVAIDMTTAYELEIQANCPNAEIVYDLFHVVAKYGREVIDRVRVDQANQLRHDKPARRVIKSSRWLLLRNRKNLDPCQSVKLDELLQANQPLLTAYLMRDELKQLWFYQHPGYARQAWDHWLQQAQGSGIAALAHFALKLKAYLHGILSCCRHRLNTSIVEGINNTIKVIKRRAYGYRDQKYFFLKIRSAFPGIPR, from the coding sequence ATGCTGGACCGCAAGACGATCGAGAGGTTGGGTGGGTGGGAAGGTTATCGGGTGGAGCGGGTCGTGTGGCCTGAAGGTGAGAGCCGGACGGTCACGATTTACCTGAAGCCTTCAGCGCGAACGATGCACTGCGAGCACTGCGGCAACCGATGTCGGCAGGTGCATGAGACGACCACGCGCCGGGTGCGGGATCTGCCGCTAATGGCGCTGCGAGTGACGCTGGTAGTGCCGCGTCGGCGGGTCTGGTGCGAGCAGTGCGGTGGACCGCATCTGGAGAGGCTGAGCTGGCTGGGCCGTTACCAGCGAGTGACCGACCGGCTGGCCGAGGCGGTCAGCCAGTTGCTTGAGTCCAGCAACATTCTGGCCGTGGCGCGCTTCTTCCAACTGGGTTGGCACACGGTCAAGGCGCTGGACAAGGCCCTGCTGCGACGGGCGATCCAAGAGCCGGACTGGAGCCAGATCCACTACCTAGCGATGGACGAGTTCGCTCTACACAAGGGCCATCGTTATGCCACGGTCGTTGTCGATCCGATCCGCCGTCAGGTGCTATGGATCGGTGATGGCCGCTCGCGCGAGACGGCCAGAGCCTTCTTCGAACAACTGCCAACTGGGGTTGCCCAGCAGATCCGGGCCGTAGCGATCGACATGACGACGGCCTATGAGCTGGAGATCCAGGCCAACTGCCCCAACGCCGAGATCGTCTACGACCTGTTCCACGTCGTGGCCAAGTACGGCCGTGAAGTGATAGACCGGGTGCGTGTAGACCAAGCGAACCAGTTGCGGCACGACAAGCCGGCCCGCCGGGTGATCAAGTCCAGTCGCTGGCTACTGCTGCGCAATCGCAAAAACCTCGATCCGTGCCAATCGGTAAAGTTGGACGAGTTGCTCCAGGCCAACCAGCCCTTGCTCACCGCTTATCTGATGCGCGATGAGCTCAAACAGCTGTGGTTCTACCAACACCCCGGCTACGCCCGCCAGGCATGGGATCACTGGCTGCAACAGGCTCAGGGCAGCGGCATCGCCGCCTTGGCTCACTTCGCGCTCAAGCTAAAAGCCTATCTGCACGGGATTCTGTCTTGCTGTCGCCACCGGCTCAACACCAGCATCGTCGAGGGCATCAACAACACCATCAAAGTCATCAAGCGCCGCGCCTACGGCTACCGCGATCAGAAGTACTTCTTCCTCAAGATCCGGTCTGCATTCCCCGGTATTCCTCGATGA
- a CDS encoding putative sigma-E factor negative regulatory protein, with the protein MIGDALRSSDLVINPSKDFQSRLARALDAELPIVAAPRRRSPLRFGLSGLAVAAAVATVIWVAQPLVSSGPSLSTPVLADASRDDPGLRDYLEAHRQMAGPSAVRQVSFETGAR; encoded by the coding sequence GTGATCGGGGATGCCTTGCGCAGCTCCGATCTGGTGATCAATCCGAGCAAGGACTTCCAGTCCCGATTGGCGCGCGCCCTGGATGCGGAGTTGCCCATAGTGGCCGCGCCACGGCGCCGTTCGCCTTTGCGATTTGGGTTGTCCGGTCTGGCGGTGGCTGCCGCCGTGGCGACGGTGATCTGGGTGGCGCAACCCTTGGTGTCGTCGGGCCCCAGTCTGTCGACTCCCGTGTTGGCGGATGCCAGCCGCGATGATCCCGGCCTGCGCGACTACCTCGAGGCTCACCGCCAGATGGCTGGCCCCAGCGCCGTGCGGCAGGTCTCGTTCGAGACCGGAGCACGCTGA
- the era gene encoding GTP-binding protein Era: MSSQAFRTGFVAIVGRPNVGKSTLTNALIGSKISIVSRKAQTTRHRIHGVLTREHEQFVFVDTPGFQTRHGGAMNRMMNRVVTQALADVDVVVHVVEAGKWSEGDAKLLPLLPKAERTILAISKIDALKNRDDLFPFVAKIMAQHPYGAVVPVSATKNQQLDQLLAEIAQRLPEGEAMFEEDTLTDRSMRFIAAELVREKIFRLVGDELPYGCTVVIEQWEESDAHARIAACVVVERDSHRPILLGSGGQHMKRIATEARQDIAKLLDKPVHLEVYIKVRKGWSDREGALRDLGYE; encoded by the coding sequence ATGAGTTCCCAAGCTTTTCGTACCGGCTTCGTCGCTATCGTGGGCCGCCCCAATGTGGGCAAGTCCACCCTGACCAACGCCCTGATCGGTTCCAAGATTTCTATCGTCTCGCGCAAGGCGCAGACCACCCGGCACCGCATTCATGGTGTGCTCACGCGCGAGCATGAACAGTTTGTCTTCGTCGACACGCCGGGATTTCAGACCCGTCACGGCGGCGCTATGAACCGCATGATGAATCGCGTCGTGACGCAGGCCCTGGCCGATGTCGATGTGGTCGTGCACGTGGTGGAAGCCGGAAAGTGGTCTGAGGGGGACGCCAAGCTTTTGCCCTTGCTGCCCAAGGCCGAGCGCACGATACTGGCCATCAGCAAGATCGATGCGCTGAAAAATCGTGACGATCTCTTCCCCTTCGTGGCCAAAATCATGGCGCAGCATCCCTACGGCGCGGTGGTGCCGGTAAGCGCCACCAAGAATCAGCAGCTCGATCAGTTACTGGCAGAAATTGCCCAGCGCCTGCCGGAAGGCGAGGCCATGTTCGAAGAGGACACGCTGACGGACCGCTCTATGCGTTTCATCGCCGCTGAGCTCGTGCGCGAAAAGATTTTCCGTCTGGTCGGCGACGAACTGCCTTACGGCTGTACGGTCGTCATCGAGCAATGGGAAGAGAGCGACGCGCATGCACGCATCGCGGCCTGCGTCGTGGTCGAACGCGACAGCCATCGTCCCATTCTGTTGGGCTCGGGCGGCCAGCACATGAAGCGCATCGCCACTGAAGCGCGCCAGGATATCGCCAAGCTACTGGACAAGCCAGTGCATCTGGAGGTGTATATCAAGGTGCGCAAAGGCTGGTCGGATCGCGAGGGTGCGTTGCGCGATCTGGGTTATGAGTAA
- a CDS encoding integrase core domain protein, protein MAYYQRLGVTIQRLLTDNGSAFRSRAFAALCHELGIKHRFTRPYRPQTNGKAERFIQSALREWAYAHTYQNSQHRADAMKSWLHHYNWHRPHQGIGRAVPISRLNLDEYNLLTVHS, encoded by the coding sequence GTGGCCTACTACCAGCGCCTGGGCGTGACCATCCAGCGCTTGCTCACCGACAATGGCTCGGCCTTTCGCAGCCGCGCCTTCGCCGCGCTGTGCCATGAGCTGGGCATCAAGCACCGCTTTACCCGACCTTACCGCCCACAGACCAATGGCAAGGCCGAACGCTTCATCCAGTCGGCCTTGCGTGAGTGGGCTTACGCTCACACCTACCAGAACTCCCAACACCGAGCCGATGCCATGAAATCCTGGCTACACCACTACAACTGGCATCGACCCCACCAAGGCATCGGGCGCGCTGTACCCATCTCCAGACTCAACCTGGACGAATACAACCTATTGACAGTTCACAGCTAG
- the lepB gene encoding signal peptidase I produces MSWNFALILFVLLVVTGVIWALDLLIWRKARRRRAQAAAEQVQAAGISDPAEAERLRQDAVDQANKMPWWIEYAVSFFPVILFVFVLRSFVVEPFRIPSGSMLPTLQSGDLILVNKFGYGIRLPVIDKKVIDLGSPQRGDVVVFRYPVDPDVDYIKRIVGLPGDEVAYLDKKLYINGELVPHVRDGDYFEPDRVSYVAQYKEKLGGVEHKILLDENKFQDFGPIWKFPNMENCQYLRNGVRCKVPEGQYFAMGDNRDNSADSRYWGFVPDSNIVGKAFFVWMNFGDLSRIGRFH; encoded by the coding sequence ATGAGCTGGAATTTTGCCCTCATCCTTTTTGTGCTGTTGGTCGTGACCGGCGTGATCTGGGCGCTGGATCTGCTGATCTGGCGCAAGGCGCGCAGGCGTCGCGCCCAGGCCGCGGCCGAGCAGGTGCAGGCCGCCGGTATCAGCGACCCGGCAGAGGCCGAGCGTTTGCGCCAGGATGCCGTCGATCAGGCCAACAAGATGCCCTGGTGGATCGAGTACGCCGTAAGTTTTTTTCCGGTCATTCTCTTCGTGTTCGTATTGCGCTCCTTTGTGGTCGAACCCTTCCGCATCCCTTCGGGTTCAATGTTGCCCACCTTGCAATCGGGCGATCTCATCCTGGTGAACAAATTCGGCTACGGCATACGCTTGCCGGTCATCGACAAGAAGGTGATTGATCTGGGTTCGCCGCAACGTGGCGATGTGGTGGTGTTCCGTTATCCGGTAGATCCTGATGTGGATTACATCAAGCGCATCGTCGGGCTGCCTGGCGATGAGGTTGCCTACCTGGACAAAAAGCTATACATCAACGGCGAACTGGTCCCTCACGTGCGTGATGGCGATTATTTTGAGCCGGATCGCGTGTCCTATGTGGCTCAATATAAAGAGAAATTAGGAGGCGTTGAGCACAAAATACTGCTGGATGAAAACAAATTCCAGGATTTTGGGCCAATCTGGAAATTTCCCAACATGGAGAACTGCCAGTACTTGCGCAATGGAGTACGCTGCAAGGTACCCGAAGGCCAGTACTTCGCCATGGGTGATAACCGTGACAATAGTGCCGATAGCCGTTACTGGGGTTTTGTTCCTGACAGTAATATCGTTGGCAAGGCATTCTTTGTCTGGATGAATTTTGGCGACTTGAGCCGTATAGGCCGTTTTCACTGA
- a CDS encoding helix-turn-helix family protein produces the protein MNTHKHARLTFLRRLEMVQQLIAHQVCVPEAARAYGVTAPTVRKWLGRFLAQGQAGLADASSRPTVSPRAIAPAKALAIVELRRKRLTQARIAQALGVSASTVSRVLARAGLSHLADLEPAEPVVRYEHQAPAICCTSTSRSWDVSSALATGSRATDAIPLRGPAGTSSSWPSMTTPAWPSPTSTPTSASPAPSSSSRTQWPTTSAWA, from the coding sequence ATGAACACCCATAAGCATGCCCGATTGACCTTCCTACGTCGACTCGAAATGGTCCAGCAATTGATCGCCCATCAAGTTTGTGTGCCTGAAGCGGCCCGCGCCTATGGGGTCACCGCGCCGACTGTGCGCAAATGGCTGGGCCGCTTCCTGGCTCAGGGCCAGGCGGGCTTGGCCGATGCGTCCTCGCGCCCGACGGTCTCGCCCCGAGCGATTGCGCCGGCCAAGGCGCTGGCTATCGTGGAGCTGCGCCGCAAGCGGCTGACCCAAGCGCGCATCGCCCAGGCGCTGGGCGTGTCAGCCAGCACCGTCAGCCGCGTCCTGGCCCGCGCCGGTCTGTCGCACCTGGCCGACCTGGAGCCGGCCGAGCCGGTGGTGCGCTACGAGCATCAGGCCCCGGCGATCTGCTGCACATCGACATCAAGAAGCTGGGACGTATCCAGCGCCCTGGCCACCGGGTCACGGGCAACCGACGCGATACCGTTGAGGGGGCCGGCTGGGACTTCGTCTTCGTGGCCATCGATGACCACGCCCGCGTGGCCTTCACCGACATCCACCCCGACGAGCGCTTCCCCAGCGCCGTCCAGTTCCTCAAGGACGCAGTGGCCTACTACCAGCGCCTGGGCGTGA
- the lepA gene encoding GTP-binding protein LepA: MQHIRNFSIIAHIDHGKSTLADRLIHRCGGLADREMSAQVLDSMDIERERGITIKAQTAALQYKAQDGKIYNLNLIDTPGHVDFSYEVSRSLSACEGALLVVDASQGVEAQTVANCYTAIDLGVEVLAVLNKMDLPQADPDGARQEVEDVIGIDATDAVLASAKTGMGIDEILEMVVARVPPPKGDPAAPLQALIIDSWFDNYVGVVMLVRIVNGVLRPKDKILLMASGATHLCEQTGVFTPKSQQRPHLSAGEVGFVIAGIKELANAKVGDTITLAGKPATEPLPGFKEVQPQVFAGLYPVESSEYDQLRDSLEKLKLNDAALMFEPEVLQALGFGFRCGFLGLLHMEIVQERLEREFDMDIITTAPSVVYEVQERDGTVLTIESPSRMPDVGKIADIREPIVKVTLFMPQEYVGPVMTLCNNKRGTQINMTYHGRQVHLTYEIPLAEIVLDFFDRLKSVSRGYASMDYEFLEYRSADVVKVDLLINSDRVDALAMIVHRSNARYRAREVVSRMRELIPRQMYDVAIQAAIGAEVIARENVKALRKNVLAKCYGGDISRKKKLLEKQKAGKKRMKQVGTVEIPQEAFLAILQVEDK; this comes from the coding sequence ATGCAGCATATCCGTAACTTTTCCATCATTGCCCACATCGACCATGGCAAATCGACATTGGCCGACCGCCTCATTCACCGTTGTGGCGGCCTGGCGGATCGCGAAATGTCAGCTCAGGTGTTGGACTCGATGGATATCGAGCGCGAGCGCGGCATAACGATCAAGGCGCAGACTGCGGCGCTGCAGTACAAGGCTCAGGACGGCAAGATCTACAACCTCAACCTGATCGACACACCGGGGCATGTGGACTTCTCCTACGAGGTCAGCCGCTCGCTGTCAGCATGTGAGGGGGCGCTGCTGGTGGTCGATGCCTCGCAGGGCGTAGAGGCGCAGACCGTGGCCAACTGTTATACCGCCATCGATCTTGGCGTTGAGGTGCTGGCGGTCCTGAACAAGATGGACCTGCCCCAGGCCGATCCAGATGGTGCGCGCCAGGAAGTCGAGGATGTGATTGGCATCGATGCCACGGATGCCGTGCTGGCCAGTGCCAAGACAGGGATGGGGATCGACGAGATCCTGGAAATGGTCGTCGCGCGTGTGCCGCCGCCCAAGGGCGACCCAGCGGCGCCATTGCAGGCCCTCATCATTGACTCATGGTTCGACAACTACGTCGGCGTGGTGATGTTGGTGCGTATCGTCAACGGCGTGCTGCGGCCCAAGGACAAGATTCTGCTGATGGCTTCGGGCGCGACGCATCTGTGCGAGCAGACAGGGGTGTTTACGCCCAAATCGCAGCAACGCCCCCATCTGTCCGCGGGCGAAGTGGGTTTTGTCATCGCGGGCATCAAAGAGCTGGCCAATGCCAAGGTGGGCGATACGATTACCCTGGCCGGCAAGCCGGCAACCGAACCGTTGCCTGGCTTCAAAGAGGTCCAGCCGCAGGTGTTCGCCGGTCTGTATCCGGTCGAGAGCTCCGAATACGATCAGTTGCGTGATTCGCTGGAGAAACTCAAGCTCAACGACGCGGCGCTGATGTTCGAGCCGGAAGTCTTGCAAGCCTTGGGGTTTGGCTTTCGCTGCGGCTTTCTGGGCCTGCTGCACATGGAAATCGTGCAGGAGCGGCTCGAGCGCGAGTTTGACATGGACATCATCACCACCGCGCCGTCGGTGGTCTATGAGGTTCAGGAGCGCGATGGCACGGTGCTGACCATCGAAAGCCCGTCGCGCATGCCTGACGTGGGCAAGATTGCCGATATTCGAGAACCCATCGTCAAGGTCACCTTGTTCATGCCCCAGGAGTATGTGGGGCCGGTCATGACGCTGTGCAACAACAAGCGCGGCACGCAGATCAACATGACCTACCACGGACGCCAGGTGCATTTGACCTATGAGATTCCGCTGGCCGAGATCGTGTTGGACTTCTTCGACCGCTTGAAGTCGGTCTCGCGCGGCTATGCCTCCATGGACTATGAATTCCTGGAGTACCGATCCGCGGACGTGGTCAAAGTGGACTTGCTGATCAACAGCGACCGGGTCGACGCCCTGGCGATGATCGTTCACCGCTCCAATGCGCGCTATCGTGCGCGCGAGGTTGTCTCGCGCATGCGTGAGCTCATCCCCCGTCAAATGTATGACGTGGCCATTCAAGCCGCTATCGGTGCGGAAGTGATCGCTCGCGAGAACGTCAAGGCATTGCGCAAGAACGTGCTGGCCAAGTGCTATGGCGGCGATATCAGCCGCAAGAAAAAACTGCTGGAAAAGCAGAAGGCCGGCAAGAAACGCATGAAGCAGGTCGGCACGGTCGAGATCCCGCAAGAGGCCTTTCTGGCCATTCTGCAAGTCGAAGACAAGTAG
- a CDS encoding peptidase Do family protein: MKKNDSSTLYVRRLFAALMMGAALTLAQAPLVAHAQTPVAGGVLPDFTSIVEKAEPAVVNIRTTATVPARGGPGGPGGAGGGGDPYELFRWFFGPDFQPPGAAPGQRRQQPQPQGEERTVPRGVGSGFFISDDGYIMTNNHVISDAADIIVTLTDGREFKAKVIGSDERTDVALIKIDAKGMTALPVGDTKKLKKGQWVLAIGSPFGLDSTVTSGIVSAIGRDTGEYLPFIQTDVAVNPGNSGGPLLNMQGDVVGINSQIISRSGGFMGISLAIPIDEAMRVVDQLRTTGKVTRGRIGVQIGEVGKDVAEAIGLPRAEGALVSSVEPDGPADKAGVQPGDVILKFNDQAIKRWSDLPRVVGDTKPDATGKLKVWRKGKTVTLDVKVAELKVEQTAAAGKGGKDAAPAVDNHLGLSVTDVPADTQKKLRIKGGVLVRAAEGAAASAGLQEGDIVLAINDVDVVNAAQFAKAVGKLDKGKTVGLLVRRGDQSQWVAVQPSSK, translated from the coding sequence ATGAAAAAAAACGATTCGTCCACCCTGTATGTTCGCCGCCTCTTTGCTGCCCTGATGATGGGGGCGGCGTTGACGCTGGCGCAGGCCCCGCTGGTTGCTCACGCGCAAACCCCGGTTGCCGGTGGAGTGTTGCCAGATTTCACCTCCATCGTTGAAAAAGCCGAGCCGGCCGTCGTCAACATTCGCACCACAGCAACCGTTCCCGCACGCGGTGGCCCTGGCGGCCCTGGTGGCGCAGGCGGTGGCGGCGACCCCTACGAACTGTTTCGCTGGTTCTTTGGGCCGGATTTCCAGCCGCCTGGCGCGGCCCCTGGACAGCGCCGGCAACAGCCGCAGCCTCAGGGAGAGGAGCGTACCGTGCCGCGTGGCGTGGGGTCGGGCTTCTTCATCTCCGATGACGGCTACATCATGACGAACAATCACGTCATCAGCGATGCGGCCGACATTATCGTTACGCTGACCGACGGCCGTGAGTTCAAGGCCAAGGTCATCGGTTCGGATGAGCGCACCGACGTGGCCCTCATCAAGATCGACGCCAAGGGCATGACGGCGTTGCCGGTCGGTGACACGAAGAAGCTCAAGAAGGGGCAGTGGGTACTGGCCATCGGTTCGCCGTTCGGTCTGGACTCCACGGTGACTTCCGGTATCGTCAGCGCCATCGGCCGCGACACCGGCGAGTATCTGCCTTTCATTCAGACGGACGTGGCCGTGAATCCGGGTAACTCGGGTGGTCCGTTGTTGAACATGCAAGGCGATGTGGTCGGCATCAATTCGCAGATTATTTCGCGTAGCGGTGGCTTCATGGGTATTTCCCTGGCCATTCCCATCGATGAAGCAATGCGTGTGGTGGATCAACTGCGCACGACCGGTAAGGTCACGCGCGGCCGCATCGGTGTGCAGATCGGTGAGGTGGGTAAGGACGTGGCCGAGGCTATCGGTCTGCCGCGCGCCGAAGGCGCCTTGGTCAGCAGCGTCGAGCCTGATGGTCCTGCCGACAAGGCCGGCGTCCAACCTGGCGACGTCATCCTGAAGTTCAATGATCAGGCCATCAAGCGTTGGTCGGATCTGCCGCGTGTGGTGGGCGATACCAAGCCGGACGCTACGGGCAAGCTGAAAGTCTGGCGCAAGGGTAAGACGGTGACCCTGGATGTCAAGGTTGCCGAGCTCAAGGTTGAGCAGACCGCTGCGGCAGGCAAGGGCGGCAAGGATGCCGCTCCTGCGGTTGACAATCATCTCGGCCTGAGCGTGACGGACGTGCCCGCTGATACGCAGAAGAAGCTGCGCATCAAGGGCGGTGTGCTGGTGCGTGCCGCCGAAGGCGCCGCGGCTTCGGCGGGCCTGCAAGAAGGCGACATCGTGTTGGCCATCAATGATGTCGATGTGGTCAATGCTGCTCAGTTCGCCAAGGCGGTAGGCAAGCTCGACAAGGGCAAGACCGTGGGTCTGCTGGTTCGCCGCGGCGATCAAAGCCAATGGGTAGCGGTGCAGCCTTCCAGCAAATAA
- the recO gene encoding DNA repair protein RecO, which produces MSKRAQRVHDNRAYMLHATAWRETSLIVQAFSRDHGCVALVAKGAKRPYSVLRPVLSAFQPLLMSWTGAGEVKTLMRAEVAGMHPLGGASLMSAWYLNELLLRLLPREDAHPLLFDAYETALQQLAGGSRAAGALRRFEWILLRETGYGIDDQEPDFNDLSIEPDLRRDLRERLETHLVGRPLATRRVLMELQRL; this is translated from the coding sequence ATGAGTAAGCGCGCTCAGCGCGTTCACGATAATCGTGCCTATATGCTCCACGCCACGGCGTGGCGCGAAACTTCGCTCATCGTCCAGGCTTTTTCTCGCGATCACGGCTGCGTGGCTCTCGTCGCCAAGGGCGCCAAGAGGCCTTATTCCGTATTGCGGCCTGTACTGTCGGCCTTTCAGCCGCTGTTGATGTCCTGGACTGGCGCGGGCGAGGTCAAAACATTGATGCGCGCCGAGGTCGCCGGGATGCACCCGCTGGGCGGCGCATCACTGATGTCCGCCTGGTATCTGAATGAGCTGCTGCTGCGGCTATTGCCGCGCGAAGACGCACATCCCCTTTTGTTCGATGCTTACGAAACGGCCTTGCAGCAATTAGCCGGGGGTTCGAGAGCCGCTGGGGCATTGCGCCGTTTCGAATGGATTTTGCTGCGTGAAACCGGATACGGGATCGACGATCAGGAGCCGGATTTCAATGACCTGAGCATCGAGCCGGATCTGCGGCGCGATCTGCGCGAGCGTCTGGAGACTCACCTGGTTGGCCGTCCGCTTGCGACCCGGCGTGTGCTGATGGAGTTGCAGCGGCTTTGA
- the rpoE gene encoding RNA polymerase sigma factor RpoE, which translates to MSERDVDAELVARVQRGDKKAFDLLVLKYQRKILRLLARMIRDPAEIEDVAQEAFIKAYRALPQFRGESAFYTWLYRIAINTARNWLASSGRRPSAPNAIETEDGETFNETDNLTDISTPEAMFASREIAETVNAAIEELPEELRTAIVLREIEGMSYEDIAQSMDCPIGTVRSRIFRAREAIANRLRPLLDTDAERRW; encoded by the coding sequence ATGAGCGAACGCGACGTCGACGCCGAGCTTGTTGCGCGTGTGCAACGCGGCGACAAGAAAGCATTCGACCTGCTGGTGCTGAAGTACCAGCGCAAGATCCTGCGCCTGCTGGCGCGAATGATCCGCGACCCGGCCGAGATAGAGGACGTGGCGCAAGAGGCATTTATCAAGGCGTATCGGGCGCTGCCGCAGTTTCGCGGCGAAAGCGCCTTCTACACCTGGCTCTATCGTATCGCCATCAACACCGCCCGCAATTGGCTGGCCTCGTCGGGGCGTCGCCCTAGCGCGCCCAACGCAATTGAGACCGAAGATGGTGAAACTTTTAACGAAACCGACAACCTAACCGATATAAGCACGCCGGAAGCAATGTTCGCCAGCCGCGAAATTGCCGAGACAGTCAACGCCGCCATCGAGGAATTGCCCGAAGAGCTGCGCACGGCTATCGTCCTGCGTGAAATCGAAGGTATGAGTTACGAAGACATCGCCCAAAGCATGGACTGCCCCATCGGTACGGTTCGCTCTCGCATATTTCGTGCGCGGGAAGCGATCGCCAACCGGTTGCGCCCCCTGCTTGACACCGATGCCGAGCGTCGCTGGTAA
- the rnc gene encoding ribonuclease III: protein MSLATLETRLGHHFGDQALLEQALTHRSHGARHNERLEFLGDSVLNFVVAAMLFERYAKLDEGDLSRVRANLVKQASLADIAQRLDLSLYLRLGEGELKSGGFRRPSILADTVEALFGAVFLDAGFAAARTVIERQYDPVLASVDPQTLGKDAKTLLQEFLQGRKMALPIYTVVATHGAAHSQQFEVECAIPALEIKVTAGGASRRAAEQSAAKLALEAAQAVSPRVARKGGRARKTAQLSLPVAVAQEVK, encoded by the coding sequence ATGTCCTTAGCCACGCTGGAAACCCGCCTCGGTCATCATTTTGGCGATCAGGCATTGCTTGAGCAGGCGCTCACGCACCGTAGCCACGGTGCGCGCCACAACGAGCGCCTGGAGTTTCTCGGCGACTCCGTACTGAACTTCGTCGTCGCCGCCATGCTGTTCGAGCGTTATGCCAAGCTGGACGAAGGCGATTTGTCGCGCGTGCGCGCCAACCTCGTCAAGCAGGCGTCGCTGGCCGATATCGCGCAGCGCCTCGATTTGTCGCTTTATCTGCGTCTCGGAGAAGGCGAGTTGAAGAGCGGAGGATTTCGACGCCCGTCCATCCTTGCCGACACGGTCGAGGCATTGTTTGGCGCCGTGTTTCTCGACGCCGGGTTCGCCGCAGCGCGTACGGTGATCGAGCGCCAGTACGACCCGGTGCTCGCCAGCGTCGATCCGCAGACCCTTGGCAAGGACGCCAAGACGCTGCTGCAGGAGTTCTTGCAGGGCCGTAAGATGGCCTTGCCCATTTACACCGTGGTCGCTACGCACGGGGCCGCGCACAGTCAGCAGTTCGAGGTGGAGTGCGCTATTCCAGCTCTCGAAATCAAGGTGACGGCCGGTGGCGCAAGCCGCCGTGCCGCCGAACAATCCGCCGCCAAGCTGGCCCTGGAGGCCGCCCAGGCGGTCAGTCCGCGAGTCGCGCGCAAAGGCGGCCGCGCGCGCAAGACGGCACAACTGTCGCTGCCGGTGGCAGTGGCTCAAGAGGTTAAATGA